The Serratia rhizosphaerae genome has a segment encoding these proteins:
- the malF gene encoding maltose ABC transporter permease MalF, with the protein MQFAHDGLPTRQKSKWWQHDGLKWLTISLFGLVTCYLIVLMYAQGEYLFAIMTLILVSAGLYIFANRRAYAWRYVYPGMAGMGLFVLFPLICTITIAFTNYSSSNQLTFERAQSVLMQRQLQTGKTFTFGLYPTADRQWQLLLTHPDSGESLLSTPFSLNNANAPQQVTLTVSDAAPAGERATLRVITQHRQALGQLSALLPDGGVLRMSSLRQFSGTGPLYTLADDGKTLTNNQTQVQYRPNDDTGFYQAVNADGQWGQETLSPGYTVVSGWKNFLRVAQDEGIKQPFISIFIWTLVFSLLSVALTVAVGMVLACVVQWEALKGKAAYRVLLILPYAVPSFISILIFKGLFNQSFGEINMMLSALFGIKPAWFSDPLTAKSMILIVNTWLGYPYMMILCMGLLKAIPDDLYEASALDGAGPLQNFFRITFPLLIKPLTPLMIASFAFNFNNFVLIQLLTNGGPDMIGTTTPAGYTDLLVSYTYRIAFEGGGGQDFGLAAAIATLIFLLVGALAILNLKASKMNFD; encoded by the coding sequence ATGCAATTCGCCCATGACGGCTTGCCGACGCGCCAAAAATCGAAGTGGTGGCAGCATGACGGACTGAAATGGCTGACGATTAGCCTGTTCGGTCTGGTTACCTGCTATCTGATTGTGTTGATGTATGCACAGGGGGAATATCTTTTCGCCATCATGACGCTGATCCTGGTCAGCGCCGGGCTGTATATTTTCGCCAACCGCCGCGCTTATGCCTGGCGCTACGTCTATCCCGGCATGGCCGGCATGGGGCTGTTTGTTCTGTTCCCGCTGATTTGCACCATCACCATCGCCTTTACCAACTACAGCAGCAGCAACCAGCTCACCTTCGAGCGCGCGCAGTCGGTGCTGATGCAGCGCCAGTTGCAAACCGGCAAGACCTTTACCTTCGGCCTCTACCCGACGGCCGATCGGCAGTGGCAGCTGCTGCTGACGCACCCCGACAGCGGTGAATCGCTGCTTTCCACACCGTTCAGCCTGAATAACGCTAATGCGCCGCAGCAGGTGACGCTGACCGTCTCCGACGCCGCGCCCGCCGGCGAACGCGCCACCTTGCGCGTGATTACCCAGCACCGTCAGGCGTTGGGTCAGCTGTCTGCCCTACTGCCGGACGGCGGCGTGCTGCGGATGAGTTCGCTGCGCCAGTTCTCCGGCACCGGCCCGCTGTACACGCTGGCCGACGACGGCAAAACGCTGACCAATAACCAGACTCAGGTGCAGTACCGGCCAAACGACGACACCGGCTTCTACCAGGCGGTGAACGCCGACGGGCAGTGGGGGCAGGAAACCCTCAGCCCGGGCTATACCGTCGTCAGCGGCTGGAAGAACTTCCTGCGGGTGGCGCAGGATGAAGGCATCAAGCAGCCGTTTATTTCGATCTTTATCTGGACGCTGGTGTTTTCACTGCTGTCGGTTGCGCTGACCGTCGCGGTAGGCATGGTGCTGGCCTGCGTGGTGCAGTGGGAAGCGCTGAAGGGCAAAGCCGCCTACCGCGTGCTGCTGATCCTGCCCTACGCCGTGCCGTCGTTTATTTCCATTCTGATCTTCAAAGGGCTGTTCAACCAAAGCTTCGGCGAAATCAATATGATGCTCAGCGCGCTGTTCGGCATTAAGCCGGCCTGGTTCAGCGATCCGCTGACCGCCAAGAGCATGATCCTGATCGTCAATACCTGGCTGGGTTACCCCTACATGATGATCCTGTGCATGGGCCTGCTCAAAGCGATCCCGGACGATCTGTATGAAGCCTCGGCCCTCGACGGCGCCGGGCCGCTGCAGAACTTCTTCCGCATCACTTTCCCGCTGCTGATCAAACCGCTGACGCCGCTGATGATCGCCAGCTTTGCCTTTAACTTTAATAACTTCGTGCTGATCCAGCTGCTGACCAACGGCGGCCCGGACATGATCGGCACCACCACGCCGGCCGGCTATACCGACCTGCTGGTCAGCTACACCTACCGCATCGCCTTTGAAGGCGGCGGCGGACAGGACTTCGGGCTGGCGGCCGCCATCGCCACGCTGATTTTCCTGCTGGTCGGCGCACTGGCGATTCTGAATCTGAAAGCCAGCAAAATGAACTTTGATTAG
- a CDS encoding maltoporin → MTTLRKLPLALAVAAGVLTTQAMAVDFKGYARSGIGWSGSGGEQQCFQATGAGSKYRLGNECETYAELKLGQEVWKDGDKSFYFDTNLAYSVSQRSDWEDTTPGFREVNVQGKNLIEWLPGSTLWAGKRFYQRHDVHMIDFYYWDISGPGAGLENVDLGFGKLSMAVTRNGESGGSYGYLYNEWDERPTVNDVFDVRLAGLETNPGGTLELGVDYGRANVQDGYHLADGASKDGWMFTAEHTQSILNGYNKFVVQYASDAMSSQNNGRNEGSSVNNNGNMFRVLDHGAIDFNDKWALMYVAMYQDVDRDNDNGSTWYTVGVRPMYKWTPIMSTLLEAGYDNVKSQRTGDRNSQYKITLAQQWQAGDSIWSRPAIRLFATYAKWDEKWGYATDDSGSAYASGTAYRDSSAHTFSRGDDDEVTFGAQMEIWW, encoded by the coding sequence ATGACTACTCTGCGCAAACTTCCTCTGGCGTTGGCAGTCGCCGCCGGCGTGCTGACCACGCAGGCGATGGCGGTCGATTTTAAAGGTTACGCCCGTTCCGGCATCGGCTGGAGCGGCAGCGGCGGGGAACAGCAATGCTTTCAGGCCACCGGCGCCGGCAGTAAATACCGTCTCGGCAACGAGTGTGAAACCTACGCCGAGCTGAAGCTGGGCCAGGAAGTGTGGAAAGACGGTGATAAAAGCTTCTACTTCGACACCAATCTGGCCTACTCGGTATCGCAGCGCAGCGACTGGGAAGACACCACGCCGGGCTTTCGTGAAGTGAACGTGCAGGGTAAAAACCTGATCGAATGGCTGCCTGGCTCCACCCTGTGGGCCGGTAAGCGTTTCTATCAGCGTCACGATGTTCATATGATCGACTTCTACTACTGGGATATCTCCGGCCCGGGCGCCGGTCTGGAAAATGTCGATCTGGGCTTTGGCAAACTGTCGATGGCGGTGACCCGCAACGGCGAATCCGGCGGCTCTTACGGTTATCTGTACAACGAGTGGGACGAGCGTCCGACGGTCAACGATGTGTTTGACGTGCGGCTGGCCGGGCTGGAAACCAACCCCGGCGGTACGCTGGAGTTAGGGGTGGACTACGGCCGCGCCAACGTGCAGGACGGTTACCACCTGGCGGACGGCGCGTCGAAGGACGGCTGGATGTTTACCGCCGAGCATACCCAGAGCATCCTGAACGGCTACAACAAGTTCGTCGTGCAGTACGCGTCGGACGCCATGAGCTCGCAGAACAACGGCCGCAACGAAGGCTCCTCGGTCAACAATAACGGCAATATGTTCCGCGTGCTGGATCACGGCGCCATCGACTTTAATGACAAATGGGCGCTGATGTATGTGGCGATGTATCAGGATGTCGACCGCGATAATGACAACGGCAGCACCTGGTACACCGTGGGCGTACGCCCGATGTACAAATGGACGCCGATTATGAGCACCCTGCTGGAAGCGGGCTACGACAACGTGAAATCCCAGCGCACCGGTGACCGCAACAGCCAGTACAAAATCACCCTGGCGCAGCAGTGGCAGGCAGGCGACAGCATCTGGTCGCGTCCGGCGATCCGTCTGTTCGCCACCTACGCCAAGTGGGATGAAAAATGGGGCTACGCCACCGACGATTCCGGCTCGGCCTACGCTTCCGGTACTGCCTACCGCGACAGCAGCGCGCACACCTTCAGCCGTGGCGACGATGATGAAGTCACCTTCGGCGCGCAGATGGAAATCTGGTGGTAA
- the ubiA gene encoding 4-hydroxybenzoate octaprenyltransferase, with protein sequence MEGSISQSKWRAYCHLMRIDKPIGTLLLLWPTLWALWLAGEGVPSFPVLLVFVLGVFLMRAAGCVVNDFADRAFDGHVKRTANRPLPSGRVTEKEAKILFVVLVLISFALVLTLNTMTIALSLAGLALAWIYPFMKRVTNLPQLVLGAAFGWGIPMAYAAVSESLPLSCWLLLLANICWTVAYDTLYAMVDRDDDLKIGVKSTAVLFGRFDKLIVGLLQFATLLLLLWIGYLSQLGGAFYWSLLLAGALFIHQQQQIAGRDRDACFRAFLHNNYVGLVVFIGVVLSFI encoded by the coding sequence TTGGAAGGAAGCATTAGCCAAAGTAAATGGCGGGCCTATTGCCACCTGATGCGCATTGATAAACCGATCGGCACGCTGCTGCTGTTGTGGCCGACGCTGTGGGCGCTGTGGCTGGCGGGCGAGGGCGTGCCGTCGTTCCCTGTTCTGCTGGTGTTTGTACTGGGCGTATTTTTAATGCGCGCGGCGGGCTGTGTGGTGAATGATTTTGCCGATCGCGCCTTTGACGGTCATGTGAAACGCACCGCCAATCGTCCGCTGCCCAGCGGCCGGGTCACGGAGAAAGAAGCGAAAATTTTGTTTGTGGTGCTGGTGCTGATCTCCTTCGCGCTGGTGCTGACGCTCAATACCATGACTATCGCCCTGTCGCTGGCCGGGTTGGCGCTGGCGTGGATTTATCCGTTTATGAAGCGGGTGACCAATCTGCCGCAGCTGGTGCTGGGCGCAGCCTTCGGCTGGGGCATCCCGATGGCCTATGCTGCGGTGAGCGAATCGCTGCCGCTGAGCTGCTGGCTGTTGCTGCTGGCGAATATCTGCTGGACGGTGGCTTACGATACGCTGTACGCGATGGTGGACCGCGACGACGATCTGAAGATCGGCGTGAAATCCACCGCGGTGCTGTTCGGCCGTTTCGACAAACTGATTGTCGGCCTGCTGCAGTTCGCCACGCTGCTGCTGCTGTTGTGGATTGGTTACCTGTCGCAGCTGGGCGGGGCGTTTTACTGGTCGCTGCTGCTGGCGGGCGCGCTGTTTATTCATCAGCAACAGCAGATCGCCGGCCGTGACCGCGACGCCTGTTTCCGCGCTTTCCTGCACAACAACTACGTCGGGCTGGTGGTGTTTATCGGCGTGGTGCTGAGCTTTATCTGA
- the malE gene encoding maltose/maltodextrin ABC transporter substrate-binding protein MalE, whose translation MTRTMTTAARTLVLSALTTLALSSSAFAKIEEGKLVIWINGDKGYNGLAEVGKKFEQDTGIKVTVEHPDKLEEKYPQVAATGDGPDIIFWAHDRFGGYAQSGLLAEIHPSKALQDKIFPFTWDAVRYDGKLIGYPIAVEALSLIYNKDLIKQPPKTWEEIPALDKQLRAKGKSAIMWNLQEPYFTWPIIAADGGYAFKQANGSYDVKDVGVDNAGSRAGLQFIVDLVKNKHINADTDYSIAEAAFNKGQTAMTINGPWAWSNIDQSKVNYGVAVLPTFKGKPSKAFVGVLTAGINAASPNKELATEFLENYLLTDQGLADVNKDKPLGAVALKSFQQQLAQDEKIAATMQNSQHGEIMPNIPQMSAFWYAMRSAVLNTINGRQTVDAALKDAQTRINK comes from the coding sequence ATGACTCGTACTATGACTACCGCCGCCCGCACGCTGGTGCTGTCGGCGCTGACGACGTTGGCGCTTTCATCCTCGGCCTTTGCCAAAATCGAAGAAGGCAAGCTGGTCATCTGGATCAACGGCGATAAAGGCTATAACGGCCTGGCCGAGGTCGGCAAAAAATTTGAGCAGGACACCGGCATCAAGGTGACCGTCGAGCACCCCGATAAACTGGAAGAGAAATATCCGCAGGTAGCCGCAACCGGCGACGGCCCGGACATTATCTTCTGGGCGCACGACCGCTTCGGCGGCTACGCGCAGTCCGGCCTGCTGGCGGAGATCCACCCGTCCAAGGCGCTGCAGGACAAAATCTTCCCGTTCACCTGGGATGCGGTGCGCTACGACGGCAAACTGATCGGCTACCCGATTGCCGTAGAGGCACTGTCGCTGATTTATAACAAGGATCTGATCAAACAGCCGCCGAAAACCTGGGAAGAGATCCCGGCGCTGGACAAGCAGCTGCGCGCCAAAGGCAAAAGCGCCATCATGTGGAACCTGCAGGAGCCCTACTTCACCTGGCCAATCATCGCCGCCGACGGCGGCTACGCCTTTAAGCAGGCCAACGGCAGCTACGACGTGAAAGACGTCGGCGTCGATAACGCCGGTTCACGCGCCGGCCTGCAGTTTATCGTCGATCTGGTGAAAAATAAGCATATCAACGCCGACACCGATTATTCGATCGCCGAAGCCGCCTTTAACAAAGGGCAGACCGCGATGACCATCAACGGGCCGTGGGCCTGGAGCAATATCGACCAGAGCAAAGTCAACTACGGCGTCGCGGTGCTGCCAACCTTCAAAGGCAAGCCGTCGAAGGCGTTCGTCGGCGTACTGACCGCCGGCATCAACGCCGCCAGCCCGAATAAAGAACTGGCGACCGAGTTCCTGGAAAACTACCTGCTGACCGACCAGGGGCTGGCGGACGTCAACAAAGACAAGCCGCTGGGCGCGGTGGCGCTGAAGTCCTTCCAGCAGCAGCTGGCGCAGGATGAAAAGATCGCCGCCACCATGCAGAACTCGCAACACGGCGAAATCATGCCGAATATTCCGCAGATGAGCGCGTTCTGGTATGCGATGCGCAGCGCCGTGCTCAACACCATCAACGGCCGCCAGACGGTGGACGCCGCGCTGAAAGACGCCCAGACCCGCATCAATAAATAA
- the ubiC gene encoding chorismate lyase, with protein sequence MPGNSESILPPLEWLTEQHPPVPAAINDWLMELGSMTQRFEKHCRCVRVEPQREGFVSREELGEEAEHLPDSPRYWLREIVLLGDDQPWLLGRTVIPLETLTGPDQALVDLGTVPLGRYLFSSDALTRDYILVGRQDRLWARRSRLRLAGKPLLLTELFLPAAPLYEADGSEPA encoded by the coding sequence ATGCCAGGCAATAGCGAATCCATTTTGCCCCCGCTGGAATGGCTCACCGAGCAGCATCCTCCCGTGCCCGCCGCGATCAATGACTGGTTGATGGAGCTGGGATCGATGACCCAGCGCTTCGAGAAACACTGCCGCTGCGTGCGGGTTGAGCCGCAGCGCGAGGGCTTTGTCAGCCGCGAGGAGCTGGGAGAAGAGGCGGAACATCTGCCGGACAGCCCGCGTTACTGGCTGCGCGAAATCGTCCTGCTGGGTGACGACCAGCCCTGGCTGCTCGGCAGAACGGTGATCCCGCTGGAGACGCTGACCGGCCCCGATCAGGCGCTGGTTGATTTGGGCACCGTGCCGCTGGGACGTTACCTGTTCAGCAGCGATGCGCTGACCCGCGACTATATTTTGGTCGGCAGGCAGGATCGGCTGTGGGCGCGGCGTTCCCGCCTGCGGCTGGCGGGCAAACCGCTGTTGCTGACCGAACTGTTTTTACCTGCCGCACCGCTGTATGAAGCGGACGGCAGCGAACCGGCCTAA
- the malM gene encoding maltose operon protein MalM produces the protein MNKTLLSFYLSAALAVSLSPAANAATPADVAVAPAISAAALQNLPWQPLVPPVKQDVTLNDASPQIRQGDIQGAVAAYTLPADRGSLEITLSSIARDNALYAPSVLVLDEQRRPAAYYPSSYFPYQPPGVMSADRLEGTMKLTPALGQKQIYLLVYTTRQDLAKTTRLTNPAKAYARGVGNAVPDIPDPVARHAGGGLLKLKVSAEQGSGNIMIGMLPAASSTPPVTVGATVQPARATASAPAEPMLNDTESYFNNGIRQAVKAGDIDKALKLMNEAEKLGSTTARNTFISSVKGKG, from the coding sequence ATGAACAAAACTCTGTTGTCGTTTTATCTGTCTGCTGCGCTGGCCGTCAGCCTGTCGCCGGCCGCCAATGCCGCGACGCCGGCCGATGTCGCCGTTGCGCCGGCCATCAGCGCCGCCGCGCTGCAAAACCTGCCCTGGCAGCCGCTGGTGCCGCCGGTGAAACAGGACGTGACGCTGAACGACGCCAGCCCGCAGATTCGTCAGGGCGATATTCAGGGCGCGGTAGCGGCGTATACGCTGCCGGCCGACCGTGGCTCACTGGAGATCACCCTGAGCAGCATCGCCAGGGATAATGCGCTGTATGCGCCGAGCGTGCTGGTGCTGGATGAGCAGCGGCGCCCGGCGGCCTACTATCCCAGCAGCTATTTTCCGTACCAGCCGCCGGGCGTGATGTCGGCAGACCGGCTGGAGGGCACCATGAAGCTGACGCCGGCGCTGGGGCAAAAGCAGATTTACCTGCTGGTGTACACCACGCGGCAGGATCTGGCTAAAACCACACGGCTGACCAATCCGGCGAAGGCCTATGCGCGCGGCGTCGGTAATGCGGTGCCGGATATTCCCGATCCCGTTGCCCGCCACGCCGGCGGCGGCCTGCTGAAGCTGAAGGTCAGCGCCGAGCAGGGCAGCGGCAATATCATGATCGGCATGCTGCCTGCGGCGTCGAGCACGCCGCCGGTCACGGTCGGTGCCACGGTACAGCCGGCCAGGGCGACTGCGTCCGCACCGGCGGAACCGATGCTGAACGACACCGAAAGCTACTTCAATAACGGCATCAGACAGGCGGTGAAGGCGGGAGATATCGACAAAGCGCTGAAGCTGATGAATGAAGCGGAAAAATTGGGTTCCACCACTGCGCGTAACACCTTTATCAGCAGTGTGAAAGGCAAGGGGTAA
- the malK gene encoding maltose/maltodextrin ABC transporter ATP-binding protein MalK: MASVTLRSVYKAFGEAVISRDVNLTIDDGEFVVFVGPSGCGKSTLLRMIAGLEDITSGDLLIGERRMNEVPPSERGIGMVFQSYALYPHLSVADNMSFGLKLAGANKAQIGQRVNQVSEVLQLAHLLERRPKALSGGQRQRVAIGRTLVAEPEVFLLDEPLSNLDAALRVQMRIEISRLHKRLRRTMIYVTHDQVEAMTLADKIVVLDAGRVAQVGRPLELYHYPANRFVAGFIGSPKMNFLPVKVTAVEPQQVQVELPNRQWVWLSVDGDRVEVGANMSLGIRPEHLLPSGESDVQLSGEVQVVEQLGHETQIHIQIPAIRQNLVYRQNDVVLVEEGATFAIGLPLQRCHLFREDGTACQRRYREPGV; the protein is encoded by the coding sequence ATGGCTAGCGTCACACTGCGCAGCGTTTATAAGGCCTTTGGCGAGGCCGTGATTTCCAGGGACGTCAACCTGACCATCGACGACGGCGAATTTGTGGTGTTTGTCGGGCCGTCGGGCTGTGGCAAGTCGACGCTGCTGCGCATGATTGCCGGGCTGGAGGACATTACCTCCGGCGATCTGCTGATCGGCGAGCGGCGGATGAACGAGGTGCCGCCGTCGGAGCGCGGCATCGGCATGGTGTTTCAGTCTTACGCGCTGTATCCCCACCTGTCGGTGGCCGACAACATGTCGTTCGGCCTGAAGCTGGCCGGCGCCAACAAAGCGCAGATTGGTCAACGGGTAAACCAGGTATCAGAAGTGCTGCAGCTGGCGCATCTGCTGGAACGGCGGCCGAAGGCGCTGTCCGGCGGACAGCGTCAGCGGGTGGCGATTGGCCGCACGCTGGTGGCGGAGCCGGAGGTATTCCTGCTTGATGAGCCGCTGTCCAACCTCGACGCCGCGCTGCGGGTGCAGATGCGCATTGAGATCTCCCGTCTGCACAAGCGGCTGCGGCGCACCATGATTTACGTCACCCACGATCAGGTCGAGGCGATGACGCTGGCGGACAAAATCGTGGTGCTGGATGCCGGGCGCGTGGCGCAGGTCGGCAGGCCGCTGGAGTTGTATCACTACCCGGCCAACCGCTTCGTCGCCGGTTTTATCGGTTCGCCGAAGATGAATTTTCTGCCGGTGAAGGTGACGGCAGTAGAGCCGCAGCAGGTGCAGGTTGAACTGCCCAACCGGCAGTGGGTCTGGCTGTCGGTGGACGGCGATCGGGTGGAGGTCGGCGCCAATATGTCGCTCGGCATTCGCCCGGAACACCTGCTGCCGAGCGGCGAGAGCGATGTGCAGCTCAGCGGCGAGGTACAGGTGGTGGAGCAGCTTGGCCACGAAACGCAGATTCATATCCAAATCCCGGCAATTCGTCAGAACCTGGTTTACCGCCAGAACGACGTGGTGCTGGTAGAAGAAGGCGCCACATTCGCCATCGGTTTGCCGTTACAGCGCTGCCACCTGTTCCGTGAAGACGGAACCGCCTGCCAGCGCCGTTATCGCGAGCCGGGCGTTTAA